One Alnus glutinosa chromosome 13, dhAlnGlut1.1, whole genome shotgun sequence genomic window, AATGCTTGGCCGGagggagagaagaagagctATGAAGGAGGGATAATGACAGCAATGTCAACCGTTGTTGCAAATTTTGACGGGTCTGGATATGGTGCATTGATACAAACACCTTCATTGCACCCCGGCACGTTCTCGATGTTAATGCCATGGGTTTCCGGCATAGATATGAAAAACCGAATGTGCAGGTTTTCAAGGACCGCCCATATATTTGCATTGGGAAGGGATAGAGGTTCGGGAACGGTGCTTTCACAAAACTCAATCAGTTACCAAATGGAAGCTACCGACGAAGAGAATCTAAAGAGAGGGCTAGAGAAGGTGCTGAGGATATTGGCAGCAGCCGGAGCTGAAGAAATAGGAACCCATCACTCGGGAGGAAAGACGATAAACGTAAAGAAAGTAAGCTCGCATGAGTTCGAGAGGTTCGTGAAAGAGGAAAGCTCAAAGCCATTGAGGGGGCTTTCGACTCCGCTATGTTCAGCGCATCAGATGGGGAGCTGCCGGATGGGGGTCGATCCGAAGAAATCGGCGGTGAACCAGATGGGGGAAACATGGGAGGTGGAAGGGCTTTTTGTGGCGGATACGAGTGTGTTTCCGACAGCTTTAGGTGTGAATCCAATGGTCACCGTTCAGGCCATTGCTTATTGCACTGCACAGTCTGCTCTTGAAGTTCTTCGGAGGAAAAAGTGTAGATTGCGCTCAAACTAATTCTACTTTTATCTAATAAAAGCATTTTTATGTAATCTAATAAAAGCGACTCCGTTGGGCATAATtaattgggcttgtttggcgaacactctatttttcctttttcattataaaaaaattcaaaatttattccTACTTTTTGTCAattcaatcactttttattacaattttttcttactttatGCAATTGTAGAAGCGTCTATTAGTGAAAGAGCTAGGGAAAATCTTTCCATGTCATATCAGAAGTTGGGAATCGAAtcctactttttattaatttgggGTTTACGAGTTTAAAagaaaggtatatatattaatatcatatCCTTTGTTTTGTAAGCATTTGTCGCAAAAGTAGACaaaaggagggggggggggggggggggggggggggtcatgAAGAGGATTATGCTTTGTTTTATAGgatacaaattaaatttttggtAACCACTCCCTAATAAGATAAGATGTCCAGACCAGAGTCTCTATTCCCGCTCAAGCCAAACAGGGGAATGAGATGCCGTCGGCGCCGGCACCCACCGCTTAATTCACCTACCCCACATGCCTTCctaggcatatatatatatccatcctCCTCCTATTcggaaataataatttttagtttcagccaaacaaaccctaattaAAGCTAGGAAATTTCCATGAAGAAACTTAATTCAAAGCATTGGCATCCGGCAGAAATCAATGCCTTTGATTGttcctttctctttcttccttctcagtAGAGTTGGGTTCCAAGACATGCATATTGACTCGAGTTCTTTCTTTCCAAGTCACTGCATGGTCCCACTGATTGTACGTGCCGACAGCCCATTCATTTTCTAATTCGTGCTTTCTACTTTGGAATTTTATCCTTTCTAAACCATGGAAAACGCAAATAacagtaataaaaataattaatatccaCACTCGATCTTcttcataacataaaataaaaacgaaCGTCTCTTTCTTTTATTGTACCAAATATTGAAATAGATTGCCACTCACTCTCCATTGGTGAAGAAGTTGACCAGCTCCACTTCATGAATGTGTTTGATCCAAAGCTTCTCTTATAATCCAAGGTTGTCTGTGATCTGACTACAACTAGGGACGGTATTCGGTATCTCTCCTTCAAAGCAATTCATGAAAGACATCTTGGGAAGAAAATTCCAACTACCGCTGAGGAAGAaatccgacgaaattaaatcGGAGGACCAGGAATAATacagcacattttttttttcctatcccTTGAGTAAGCTCCAAGCCTTCTAATTTCCCTGTGTTCAAACTTCAATTTTCCTCCCGGCCGGGAAAGCACGCATACGTGCAGATCGACACCCATGGAGAAACACCAATATGGGTTCGCTCTATTTTTCTCTATCGTCGTCTCCCTTGGCGTTGTCTCCTTCCTGTCGTGTATAGCTGCTGAGCTAAAGAGAACAAAGGTATAGCCTTTAATATAACAAGTACTTATTAATTGGTTCGGTTTGTGAAGCACGTACGTACGTGTTTAGAGTAATCTATTTATATAAGAACTTGTTTCTTGtctgggttttgttttgttttgtagaagAAGGATCTCAAGTTGGATGGAAAACTGTGTTATTTGCCAGGAAGTCATGCATTTGGATTTGGAATTGCAGCATTGGTCAGTTTGCTTGTCGCTCAGATCATCGGCAATCTGATCATTTGCAGGAATTCTTATTCAGGAGAGAACAGAAACGACTGCAAGACTAGGTGGCCGAGGATTGCCGCAATCCTCCTGTTAATTTCATGGTAGGTGATCAATCTTTAATTGGCAATCCTTTGCGTTGCTTTGCAACCTCAACGCTCAAACTTTGCTATCGCATTAAAATTCTAGAGTTAATTACCTTTTCTTTCCCCAAATTACCACTCAATATTTACGCATTACCCTCATAAACTAAAACATATTATACTCAACTGTCTTAAACTACCATTTATTCTCTTTAATTAGAATAAGCATTTTTAGACAGAAAATCAAAAATACCTTCAAATAATTAgtaatacaaaaattaaaaactcaataaaaatttatttttttaaaaaaaaataaataaataacatgggTGTTCGTCGAACTACCTCcaaattaaaattgtttggGAATGGCTCCAAAGATGACTCGACCACCCCcaagtggttcggccaccacttccaattccaaagtggcttttttttctttttctttttttttttacttttaaattttaagggtatttaAGAAAATTTAGTTTCTAAACTTAGGATATTATAATCATTTCATGTTCTAACGATTTTGATTAAAAGTAATGCTAGATGCTACACTCTCATCCCCACCTCATCTCATTGGCCATCTCATTGGCGTGCCCATCAGCCTATTGAGATATGAGTGtaacatatagcattactctttgccTAATTGCGGGAGTTTtttgcaacaaaaaaaattaaaaaagaattaaataaataaaaataaataaataaataaataaaaaagtagttcGGGAAGGTTGAGTGTGATAGGTGAGAGTTTCACAAGGCAATGTATATATGGATGGCAGTTTAGTGGGGAAATGTAATTAAACCAAAATTCTATGAAAACGAATTAGACTAACCAAAATcgatatatattttaaaaacccCGGCAACGACTTTGAAATGCCATTATCAAATCAGATTCACCATATACGACGGAATGATGTGTCGGATGTGGGTGCTGTGATTGGCCACAGGGTGGCTGCTGACAACATGGAAGACGTTACTTGGGAGGTCGGGGACAACacatgtttagaaaattctaaGAAGCACATGCACAGCTGTAGATTTTTCGGTTTCTTAATCCAATCTGAGATTCATCAGGGACATAGAAAAGTACTCAAATATTAAAATGATAACAGTAACATGGTCCTAGTATCAAATATTTAACTAGTTGTAAATTAATCCATTTTGCAGGATGAGCTTTGGAATTGCAGTTATGTTAATGGGCGGAGCCATGAGTATGAGTAGAAGGCAGCCCTATGGGAAGGGATGGTTGGGCGGCGAATGCTACCTAGTCAAAGATGGGACGTATATTGGTTCGGCAATACTAGTCCTGGTCACAATAGGTTCGAGTCTGGGCTCAGCCgttataacaaaaagaaaaggccagGCTGATAAGGGCCAAAAGGTACATTCACAAGTAGCATGACAAGACAGAGATAATGGGGAATTATATCCATTATCTGAAAAAACAGAGGCTGATCTCTCCAGACTCCAGAGTCCAGGCCAACCGAGGAAAGAGGTTGGGAGAAGCAGCGGAGAACGCAacactttttatctttttcatttCCTACTGGGGAACAAGGGCCAATGACCCACTGCCCAAGTGCCTTTTTGGCTTCCCTATCCATTGTCagaagaaattattttcaacaaaaatgaaACACTTCTTTTGAGAATTTTCAACACAGGTTAGTTATTGACATGGACGGATCCTCCACGATGGAACCCACTAACACAGTATTAATTCTACTCGGAAACAAATAATTTCCAACGTATATTTTCACTCCAAGTTAGTATTTGAAATGGATAGAACCAATCAACAACAAATAATTCGAATCGCATAATTACATATGTGATaaggaaataatttatatatctaTCAGTTAGGTAAGCAAATAAGTTCGACGACAAGTCTAGAAACTGAAACAACAGGAGTCAACAATCACACGTCACATGGGAAAACATTCAATTATCTTCAACGAATCTATTCATATTTTGAGCTAGTCAATCATCTCCAGTAATTCTAACCTTAAAGGTGTGTTTCATAGTCACATAGCAAGAGAAATTGTTTACCCAGTTTGAGAAGAAGAGACACAATTGAGAAATGGCCAAGAAAGGTCCAACAAAACCAACCAACTCACCCACGTTTTAAAGGCACAGGCAGACTGTCATAAAGATGACCTCTAATGTCAAACTTGCTACCAACCTGGGCTCCACTAATACGGACCATTATGATTGAAAAACAACCTGTTTGTTGCTTATAGACGGAACCCGTATGGAACAGATCATTAAATCGAATCTGCTTTTGAGACGCAAGAAGTTAAAGCTtccttcattaaaaaaaaaagggggggggggggggttgcaGTTTTACTAAGCAGTCTAAGCATGTCACAGATAAGCCCCTCTACTCGAAGGATAGTGTAAGGTTTCCAAAGGGAAAACCTCCTAACAGAAGTCCAAAATAATTGGGAAAGTATTTGATCTGACTAGGCACTCCAGACATTACTCAACTTTGATCTGAAAACTGCTACAAGGTAACTCCGTCTGTCCACTAGAAGACTAGAATGCATTATTAGATAAGATGGCGGCACCATGAGAAATAGGTTAGAACTTCGCCATGTCATAAAACCGGGGGAGacaggaataaaaaaaataaaaattaaaaaaaatgaaagttgtacttcaaaggaaaaatcaattcaaattgCTTAAGCACATGCTCATGACTTCAATTCCATCAAGCATTCTGACACCATATGTTGAAATCTTCCTAAAGCAGAAAACAGTGTTTTGCCTGTGTTACTGTGCATAGTCAATTGTttgtttcaaaagaaaaaggagagagaaagagagagaacagGAATGTGTACATGAAAGATCGACAGTCATGTTCACACAAAACAGATGAGCAATGctatcatgatttttttttattttttattttcaattcattTGGCTACAAGCACTAAAATGTGTGCTAGATTAATCCGGAAAacaatttagaaaaagaaaaaacaaaccaacaacaacaacggtGCAGAACaaagtacaagaaaaaaaaaaacttaagccGTTCCAGAATATGATTTTCTGTAATTAccaatttgtttgtttgtatacttcttgtgtacttggttGCACCCCTTGACGCTTTCTAATAAGatatcactttaaaaaaaaaattaccaatttGTTTGTTGATGACACTGCTTAAAAAAGGCAAATGTAAAAGGCCAGGTCATGGGcaaaaaaataacatgaaccTGCCATAATTGGTAATTCTGATAGTTCCTACCAAGCATCTCAAGATGAAAACACCAAGATAAGATGTCAACATCATTTACCTTGAGATTCATTGCTCATAAAGCCAAAGGTCAAAAAGGAGGTAAATTTGTCAATGAGGTAAAAAAGACAAAGTAGAACCATGATATACAGAAGAAACCATGGTTGCCTGAAGATACTGAGATTCAGATAGAATTAGAAAGGCGTGTTCCCACCACGCCCCCTTCCACCATAGCCATGTCCCCTTTCAAAGTTATATGATGCCCAGTAATTACCACGTCCAGCAGCATATCCACCATAACGTACATCGGGTCTCTGTTGGAAATTGCCAAATGTCTGCAAAagtaaaagagaaacaaaaatttgCTGACATCCAATGAATATACTTTTACTTCTTGGCACGAGTTTGTCTCATGATTTTACTTCTCAAAtatcaaaataacacaaacaagTTGGCAAACCTCAGTATCCAGCTTAATTCGCTCAGAGAACCTGTTCTGTCCATTCCTAGCTCCACGATTGAGCGAATTACATGAAATTGTGTCAAAGAACTCATCCTTATTATATGCAGACTGCATGGAGAAGAAATAAAAGGTGT contains:
- the LOC133854794 gene encoding protein MODIFYING WALL LIGNIN-2-like, whose product is MEKHQYGFALFFSIVVSLGVVSFLSCIAAELKRTKKKDLKLDGKLCYLPGSHAFGFGIAALVSLLVAQIIGNLIICRNSYSGENRNDCKTRWPRIAAILLLISWMSFGIAVMLMGGAMSMSRRQPYGKGWLGGECYLVKDGTYIGSAILVLVTIGSSLGSAVITKRKGQADKGQKVHSQVA